In one window of Prevotella fusca JCM 17724 DNA:
- a CDS encoding SusC/RagA family TonB-linked outer membrane protein: MRKKTMFLGMLGAGLMWMPTSAILAAQMNNAAMSVQQNQGIKGTVVDTTGETLIGASVKVAGTTNGVVTDLDGNFTLNCKPGATLEVSYVGYKTMTVKAVNGMKIKMQVDSKALNEVVVTALGIKRDRKALGYGLEEVKGEELSKAKETNVINSLSGKVAGLVVQNTAGGASGSTRVLLRGNTEMAGNNQPLYVVDGVPLDNTNFGSAGESGGYDLGDGISAINPDDIETMTVLKGPAASALYGSRASHGVILITTKKAEKDKISVEYNGSYTVDTQLAKWDDIQEIYGAGYNGELPTSSTSGTNTSWGPKADDFMFKYFDGEERPFLMHPNNASDFFRTGFTTQNSAILSVNSGKTGMRFSVTDMRNKDILPNTNMSRDNFNLRVNTSAGPVDFDFTANYTREKVKNRPALGDSQSNVGKNLMTLAGTYDQAWLKHYEDADGNYSNWNGNDQYNKNPYWDLYKNSNTSDKDVFRFTGKAIWNIDNHLKLQGTIGTDINSMNFEDFIAKTTPGTPAGKLTDQIFNNRTLNAEILALYNNSWGDFDVNATAGGNIFKVNNKTTTNVGLNQQMNGIQNIMNYLEQNTRESMYKKQISSLYASASLGYKHTYYLEGTLRGDRSSTLPTNNNTYVYSSVSGSLVFSEFIKNKKFINYGKIRASWAKVGSDTDPYQLALNYTTGKYSYSGYTIGMIANSTQPNKDLKPTMTDSYEVGLEMKFFNGRLSLDATYYNQNSKDQILSLASTTTSGYAYRLINAGEIQNQGIEIALNARALQIKDFAWDLGANFSKNTNKVKSLTNGMDYFELAKAYWCGVSVGAKVGENYGAIRGHDFLYNNKGQMVVDAATGLPKVDQKIKTIGNSSWDWTGGFYSTFSYKNFRLSAAFDVKVGADIYSMSMRSAYQTGKAKGTLACREEWYTSEEARKASGMDLGTWREAGNCKGFVVEGVIDNGDGTYRKNDIAVNPEDYWKHVANGVQSAFVYDNSYVKCREITFGYTFPESILGKYVKGLTVSFVARNPFIIWKNIPNIDPDSSYNTSGLGLEYGSLPSRKSYGLNVNVKF, translated from the coding sequence ATGAGAAAGAAAACCATGTTTCTCGGCATGCTCGGTGCAGGTTTGATGTGGATGCCTACTTCTGCCATCCTCGCTGCTCAGATGAACAATGCTGCTATGAGCGTTCAGCAGAACCAAGGTATCAAGGGTACAGTGGTGGATACCACTGGCGAAACCTTGATTGGTGCAAGCGTGAAGGTGGCTGGTACAACAAACGGTGTCGTTACCGATCTGGATGGTAACTTTACGCTGAATTGCAAGCCTGGAGCTACACTCGAAGTGAGCTACGTCGGTTACAAGACGATGACCGTGAAAGCTGTTAATGGTATGAAAATCAAGATGCAAGTGGATAGTAAAGCCTTGAATGAGGTAGTTGTCACCGCCCTCGGTATCAAACGAGACCGCAAGGCTCTCGGCTATGGCTTGGAGGAAGTGAAGGGTGAGGAACTCAGCAAGGCGAAGGAAACCAACGTCATCAACTCTCTTTCAGGTAAGGTGGCTGGTCTCGTCGTGCAGAATACGGCTGGCGGTGCTTCTGGTTCTACCCGCGTGCTCCTTCGTGGTAATACAGAAATGGCAGGCAACAACCAGCCTCTCTATGTGGTGGATGGTGTGCCTTTGGATAATACAAACTTTGGCAGTGCTGGTGAAAGTGGCGGTTATGATCTGGGTGATGGAATCTCTGCCATCAATCCTGATGATATTGAGACGATGACCGTATTGAAAGGTCCTGCTGCCTCTGCCCTTTATGGTAGCCGTGCTTCCCACGGTGTTATCTTGATTACGACCAAGAAGGCGGAGAAGGATAAGATTTCCGTGGAGTACAATGGTTCTTACACTGTCGATACCCAGTTGGCTAAGTGGGACGACATCCAGGAGATATATGGCGCTGGTTACAATGGCGAGCTGCCTACATCCAGCACCTCTGGTACCAATACCAGTTGGGGACCTAAGGCCGATGATTTCATGTTCAAGTATTTCGATGGCGAGGAGCGTCCATTCTTGATGCACCCTAACAACGCCTCCGATTTCTTCCGCACAGGTTTCACCACCCAAAACTCTGCCATCCTCTCTGTTAATTCCGGTAAGACGGGTATGCGTTTCTCTGTTACCGATATGCGCAACAAGGACATCCTGCCTAACACCAATATGAGTCGTGACAACTTCAACCTCCGTGTTAATACCTCCGCAGGTCCTGTTGACTTCGATTTCACCGCCAACTATACTCGTGAGAAGGTGAAGAATCGTCCTGCCCTTGGCGATTCCCAGAGCAACGTGGGTAAGAACCTCATGACCCTGGCGGGTACCTACGACCAGGCTTGGTTGAAGCACTATGAGGATGCCGACGGCAACTATTCCAACTGGAATGGTAACGACCAGTATAACAAGAACCCATACTGGGATCTCTATAAGAACAGCAATACATCCGACAAGGACGTGTTCCGTTTTACGGGTAAGGCCATCTGGAACATCGACAACCACCTCAAGTTGCAGGGTACCATCGGTACCGACATCAACAGCATGAACTTCGAGGACTTCATCGCCAAGACAACTCCAGGTACTCCTGCCGGAAAGCTTACCGACCAAATCTTCAACAACCGCACACTCAACGCCGAGATACTCGCCCTCTACAACAACTCATGGGGCGACTTCGATGTCAATGCTACCGCTGGTGGTAATATCTTCAAGGTGAACAACAAGACCACTACCAACGTCGGTCTCAACCAGCAGATGAATGGAATACAGAACATCATGAACTATCTGGAGCAGAATACTCGTGAGAGCATGTATAAGAAGCAGATTTCTTCTCTCTATGCCAGTGCGAGCCTCGGCTACAAACATACTTACTATCTGGAGGGAACCCTCCGTGGCGATAGGTCATCTACGCTCCCTACCAATAACAATACATACGTATATTCTTCGGTATCTGGTAGTTTGGTATTCTCCGAGTTTATCAAGAACAAGAAGTTCATCAATTACGGTAAGATTCGCGCATCTTGGGCAAAGGTAGGTAGCGATACTGATCCATACCAGTTGGCACTCAACTACACCACGGGCAAGTACAGCTACTCGGGTTATACCATCGGTATGATAGCCAACTCAACACAGCCAAACAAGGACTTGAAGCCTACTATGACAGATTCTTACGAGGTAGGTTTGGAGATGAAGTTCTTCAACGGACGCTTGAGCTTGGATGCCACCTATTACAACCAGAACTCCAAGGACCAGATTTTAAGCTTGGCTTCAACCACCACCTCTGGCTATGCTTACCGCCTCATCAATGCCGGTGAGATTCAGAACCAGGGTATCGAGATTGCCCTCAATGCCCGTGCCTTGCAGATCAAGGACTTCGCTTGGGACTTGGGGGCCAACTTCTCGAAGAATACCAACAAGGTGAAGTCGCTCACCAATGGCATGGACTACTTCGAGTTGGCGAAGGCATACTGGTGCGGTGTTTCTGTTGGTGCCAAGGTAGGAGAGAACTATGGAGCCATCCGTGGACACGACTTCCTCTACAACAACAAGGGACAGATGGTTGTCGATGCAGCTACTGGTCTTCCAAAGGTTGACCAGAAAATCAAGACCATAGGCAACTCTTCTTGGGACTGGACAGGTGGTTTCTACTCAACCTTCAGTTACAAGAACTTCCGCCTCTCTGCTGCATTCGATGTGAAGGTAGGTGCCGACATCTACTCAATGTCCATGCGTTCCGCATACCAGACAGGTAAGGCAAAGGGAACATTGGCATGTCGTGAGGAGTGGTACACTTCCGAGGAGGCTCGCAAGGCTTCGGGTATGGACCTTGGCACATGGCGTGAAGCAGGTAACTGCAAGGGATTTGTCGTAGAGGGTGTCATCGACAATGGCGATGGTACTTATCGCAAGAACGACATCGCCGTGAACCCTGAGGATTACTGGAAGCATGTGGCAAATGGCGTGCAGAGTGCCTTCGTTTACGACAACTCTTACGTGAAGTGTCGTGAGATTACTTTCGGCTATACCTTCCCAGAGAGCATCTTGGGCAAGTATGTCAAGGGCTTGACCGTATCCTTCGTGGCTCGTAACCCATTCATTATTTGGAAGAATATTCCTAACATCGACCCAGACTCCAGTTACAATACCTCTGGTCTCGGTCTGGAATATGGCTCTCTACCATCTCGCAAGAGCTATGGTTTAAACGTGAACGTGAAGTTCTAA
- a CDS encoding glycoside hydrolase family 5 protein, which yields MKRNLLKICLLFVSMFTAFSCSASPSVVDTPDTSESIPTAKQWNKDVVGWNLGNEFECSAPGQDGESMQIGNPDGSIHAETAWGNPVVTKKMIQAVKKAGFNAIRIPIRWQCHITNAQAMSIDKIWIARIKEVVGWCLDNDLKVIINAHHEKWLEGRPTYQYKDVNCQKLALLWMNIASEFANYDSRLAFAGTNEVHVRDNWSKPTAENLEVQNAYNQIFVDMVRATGGNNAKRHLILQTYVCNPWFGIENGGFIIPKDAEGNGNNYMSVEFHYYQPWSYAGDCAYDYWGDAYKDVGKIPAENEKTMTDFFDKAMNTWSNKGLGIVIGEWGVTDHYKSNSVKVHENMTYYCKFLTTEARKRGFSTFVWDNNHFGNGSEKYGIFDRFKSMKVNAPWILEGIFGKE from the coding sequence ATGAAAAGGAACCTTTTGAAAATCTGCTTGCTATTTGTAAGTATGTTTACTGCATTTTCTTGCAGTGCTAGTCCTTCGGTGGTGGATACGCCTGATACAAGCGAATCGATTCCTACCGCCAAGCAATGGAACAAGGATGTAGTAGGTTGGAATCTCGGCAATGAATTCGAGTGCTCAGCTCCTGGACAGGATGGCGAGTCGATGCAGATTGGCAACCCTGATGGTTCCATCCATGCAGAGACAGCTTGGGGCAATCCCGTTGTCACCAAAAAAATGATACAAGCCGTGAAGAAGGCAGGTTTCAATGCCATCCGTATTCCAATCCGTTGGCAGTGCCACATTACCAATGCTCAGGCGATGAGCATCGACAAGATTTGGATTGCTCGTATCAAGGAGGTAGTGGGTTGGTGTCTGGATAATGACCTCAAGGTTATCATCAATGCGCATCATGAAAAATGGCTCGAAGGTCGTCCTACCTATCAATATAAGGATGTAAACTGCCAAAAGCTTGCGCTCCTCTGGATGAATATCGCTTCTGAGTTTGCCAATTATGACAGCCGCTTGGCTTTCGCCGGTACCAATGAGGTTCACGTCAGGGACAACTGGAGCAAGCCTACTGCCGAGAACCTCGAAGTGCAGAATGCTTACAATCAGATATTCGTGGATATGGTTCGTGCCACAGGCGGCAACAATGCCAAGCGCCACCTCATCTTACAGACTTACGTTTGCAACCCTTGGTTTGGCATCGAGAATGGAGGATTCATCATTCCGAAGGATGCCGAAGGCAATGGCAACAACTATATGAGTGTGGAATTCCACTACTATCAGCCATGGAGCTATGCCGGCGATTGCGCCTACGATTACTGGGGTGATGCCTACAAGGATGTTGGCAAGATACCTGCTGAAAACGAGAAGACGATGACGGATTTCTTCGATAAGGCGATGAATACCTGGAGCAACAAAGGACTGGGTATCGTAATAGGAGAATGGGGAGTAACCGACCACTATAAGTCAAACTCTGTGAAAGTGCATGAAAACATGACCTACTACTGTAAGTTCTTGACTACGGAGGCTCGCAAACGAGGCTTCTCTACTTTCGTTTGGGACAACAACCACTTTGGCAACGGCTCTGAGAAGTATGGCATCTTCGACCGTTTCAAGAGTATGAAGGTGAATGCTCCTTGGATTCTCGAAGGAATCTTTGGGAAAGAATAA
- a CDS encoding DnaJ domain-containing protein — protein sequence MAIAKWICGALGWILSRSTLGAITGFCIGNLIDQVLDAGKEGYANNGEQGGYGQQGHWEGNHSMEGDRNSFLFSMLVLSSYIIKADGKIMHSEMEYVRKFLHNNFGDIAVNQGESILLNLFELQRQQGPYQFKKTIRQSCMEITLHTSISHRLQLLNYLVLIAKADGAISPKEVKALKEVANYLGLSQQDVDSMLNLESGAQDGSNIKDAYKVLGVPPSATDEEVKDAYRKMALKHHPDRVATLGEDVRKAAEKKFQKINEAKERIFKERGL from the coding sequence ATGGCAATAGCAAAGTGGATTTGTGGCGCATTAGGTTGGATACTTAGTAGAAGTACGCTGGGAGCTATCACTGGCTTCTGCATAGGAAACCTGATTGACCAGGTACTCGATGCCGGCAAAGAAGGTTATGCAAATAATGGCGAACAGGGTGGCTATGGGCAACAGGGTCATTGGGAAGGTAACCATTCTATGGAGGGAGACCGCAATTCCTTCTTGTTTTCCATGCTTGTACTCTCCTCTTACATCATAAAAGCAGATGGAAAGATAATGCACTCAGAGATGGAGTACGTGCGAAAGTTCCTTCATAATAACTTCGGCGATATAGCCGTAAACCAAGGAGAGTCCATCCTACTGAACCTATTTGAACTGCAAAGGCAGCAAGGACCTTATCAGTTCAAGAAGACAATCCGCCAGAGCTGTATGGAAATCACCCTACACACAAGCATAAGCCACCGCCTGCAGCTACTCAATTACCTTGTTCTCATTGCTAAGGCTGATGGTGCGATAAGCCCTAAAGAAGTGAAGGCATTGAAAGAAGTAGCCAATTATCTTGGACTCTCCCAACAGGATGTAGATTCTATGCTCAACTTGGAAAGTGGTGCTCAGGACGGCAGCAATATCAAGGATGCCTACAAAGTATTGGGTGTACCACCTTCTGCCACTGACGAAGAAGTAAAGGATGCTTATCGTAAGATGGCTCTGAAACACCATCCCGACCGTGTCGCTACCCTCGGAGAGGATGTGCGTAAAGCTGCAGAGAAGAAGTTTCAGAAGATTAATGAAGCAAAAGAAAGAATCTTCAAAGAAAGAGGACTGTAA
- a CDS encoding glycoside hydrolase family 3 N-terminal domain-containing protein has translation MKKLLLSISMLAFAYTTSANVPVIKSDPKIEAQVEQTLKKLTLEEKIGQMMELVTDLFGANDKNGVFYIDEHKTDSILSRYKIGSILNAPNTCAPTAKQWEKYIEQIQKISMKRIGIPCVFGLDQNHGSTYTQDGTLFPQNINVAATFNREIARHSAEATAYETRAVSVPWTYSPTVDLGRDARWPRIWENFGEDCYLSSEMGKAMVYGFQGEDPNNIDQYHIATSMKHFMGYGVPWTGKDRTPAYISPANLREKHFAPFLAGLQAGALTVMVNSASVNGMPMHANKEILTGWLKEETGWDGVLITDWADINNLYTREMVAKDKKDALRIAINAGIDMIMEPYSCDACGYLIELVKEGKIPMSRIDDACRRVLRMKYRLDLFKNPTQKLKNYPKFGGEEFAKLALEGATESMVLLKNEGNILPLQHGKKILLTGPNANQMRCLDGGWSYTWQGHRADEFAGKYNTIYEAFCNEYGKENVILNQGVTYNEKGKYWEENEPQILGAVAAAKDADVIVACIGENSYTETPGNLTDLWLSENQRNLVKALAQTGKPVILVLNEGRPRLIADIEPLAQGIIDILIPGNMGGDALVNLVSGKSNFSGKMPYTYPKEINSLANYDFKKSEEVGTMEGAYDYNAKITQQWGFGYGLSYTSYQYSNLKVSKSDFRHGDIIKVSVDVKNTGKVAGKESILLFSSDLVASMVPDGRRLRAFDKVELQPGETKTVTFELKADDLAFVGWDGKWRLEEGDFKLMIADQTASVHCADTYLWQTANR, from the coding sequence ATGAAGAAATTATTATTATCTATTTCAATGTTGGCATTTGCTTATACAACCAGTGCCAATGTTCCAGTTATCAAGAGCGACCCTAAGATAGAGGCTCAAGTAGAACAAACCCTGAAGAAACTCACCTTGGAGGAAAAGATAGGTCAGATGATGGAATTGGTGACCGACCTCTTTGGTGCCAACGACAAGAACGGTGTGTTCTATATCGACGAGCACAAGACCGATTCTATCCTTTCTCGCTATAAGATTGGCTCTATCCTCAACGCTCCTAACACTTGCGCGCCAACCGCCAAGCAGTGGGAGAAGTACATCGAGCAAATCCAGAAGATTTCGATGAAGCGCATCGGCATCCCTTGCGTCTTCGGTCTCGATCAGAACCACGGTTCTACTTATACACAAGACGGTACCCTCTTCCCGCAGAACATCAATGTAGCTGCCACCTTCAATCGTGAGATTGCTCGCCATTCGGCTGAGGCTACTGCTTATGAGACTCGTGCGGTGAGTGTGCCTTGGACTTACAGTCCTACCGTTGATCTCGGTCGTGATGCCCGTTGGCCTCGCATCTGGGAGAACTTTGGCGAGGATTGCTACCTCAGTTCAGAAATGGGCAAGGCGATGGTCTATGGTTTCCAGGGCGAGGACCCAAATAACATCGACCAATATCACATCGCCACTTCAATGAAGCACTTCATGGGCTATGGTGTGCCTTGGACTGGTAAAGACCGTACACCAGCCTATATCTCTCCTGCCAACTTGCGAGAGAAGCACTTCGCTCCTTTCCTGGCAGGTCTGCAAGCTGGAGCCTTGACCGTGATGGTGAATTCCGCTTCCGTCAACGGTATGCCGATGCACGCCAACAAGGAAATCCTGACAGGATGGCTGAAGGAAGAGACAGGATGGGATGGTGTGCTTATCACCGACTGGGCAGACATCAACAATCTCTATACTCGTGAGATGGTGGCAAAGGACAAGAAGGATGCACTCCGCATCGCCATCAATGCTGGTATCGACATGATTATGGAACCTTATTCTTGCGATGCTTGTGGCTACCTTATTGAATTGGTGAAGGAAGGCAAGATTCCGATGAGTCGCATCGATGATGCCTGTCGCCGTGTGCTTCGTATGAAGTACCGTCTCGATCTCTTCAAGAACCCAACCCAGAAACTGAAGAATTATCCTAAGTTTGGTGGCGAGGAGTTTGCCAAGCTCGCCTTGGAGGGAGCTACCGAGAGTATGGTGCTCCTGAAGAACGAGGGTAATATCCTTCCTTTGCAGCATGGCAAGAAGATTCTCCTCACGGGTCCTAATGCCAATCAGATGCGCTGTCTGGACGGTGGATGGAGCTATACCTGGCAGGGGCATCGTGCCGATGAGTTTGCCGGCAAGTACAATACCATCTATGAGGCATTCTGCAATGAGTACGGCAAGGAGAATGTTATCTTGAACCAGGGTGTTACCTATAATGAAAAGGGCAAGTATTGGGAGGAGAACGAACCTCAGATTCTGGGGGCAGTGGCTGCAGCGAAGGATGCCGACGTCATTGTGGCTTGCATTGGCGAGAACTCCTATACCGAGACTCCGGGCAACCTGACAGACCTCTGGCTTTCTGAAAACCAGCGCAATCTGGTCAAGGCTTTGGCTCAGACAGGCAAGCCTGTCATCTTGGTACTGAATGAAGGACGTCCACGTCTCATCGCCGACATCGAACCATTGGCACAGGGTATCATCGATATCCTTATCCCTGGCAACATGGGCGGCGATGCCTTGGTAAACTTGGTATCGGGCAAGTCAAACTTCAGTGGCAAGATGCCTTACACCTATCCTAAGGAAATCAATTCGCTCGCTAACTACGACTTCAAGAAGAGTGAGGAGGTGGGTACGATGGAAGGGGCTTACGACTACAATGCGAAGATTACCCAGCAGTGGGGCTTCGGATATGGTTTGAGCTACACCTCTTATCAATATAGCAACCTGAAGGTTTCCAAGTCTGACTTCCGCCACGGCGACATTATCAAGGTGAGCGTGGATGTGAAGAACACGGGCAAGGTGGCAGGCAAGGAGAGCATTCTCCTGTTCAGCAGCGACCTCGTCGCCAGCATGGTGCCAGATGGTCGTCGTCTCCGTGCCTTCGACAAGGTGGAACTTCAGCCAGGTGAGACCAAGACTGTGACCTTCGAATTAAAGGCAGACGACTTGGCTTTTGTAGGTTGGGATGGCAAATGGAGATTGGAGGAAGGCGACTTCAAGTTGATGATTGCCGACCAAACTGCCTCTGTTCATTGTGCAGATACTTATCTGTGGCAGACAGCCAATAGATAA
- a CDS encoding SusD/RagB family nutrient-binding outer membrane lipoprotein, protein MNNIIKKYIGESSLLMAFALMTTGTAMTSCSDETLSNINTDKTKVSELDPNAQLTTALLQTYGDFSLMDTYRNYISGFPQYFAGGWNVTNYAGSNFREDDIARRVWDRYYEVSIKNLVDAIHNSADKANLNAALRIHRVYLTAVLADTYGDVPCLEAGLGYISGISTPKYDTVEELYSWFFEELDACEKQLGTGTDRISGDVTSMGGDVAKWKKYANALRMRYAMRISDVNPQKAKEEFEKAVAAGAIASAADDAYIRYADTPYTYYDGANDYDFRTNALGEILYGQDATSPTMVCSTLFYQLQNTNDPRLYRICRHYYNIKRSQVKPDKEQNIDLTDDFLAYFRSKNLGEEPCNPGATWYTDWMNPATVDDLPTLKKYAEIDENTYANSDYIARAGRPCLNIDFEMPSCPGDLMSYAEVEFLKAEAATKDWNVGGDDAESHYEAGVRASMELLNNYYLTSNKISKEEIDAFIANNPLGDNPKETINTQAWILHMMNPSEGWANMRRSDYPAILNRDFLTKNGFTYTDSNWSMPVRLQYPELEGQYNSANYKAVIDRMGGTDDWHKRLWWDKADVNLQPDFNPPFGKGYRE, encoded by the coding sequence ATGAACAATATAATCAAGAAATATATAGGTGAGAGCAGCCTGCTGATGGCTTTCGCCCTGATGACAACCGGCACTGCGATGACTTCTTGCTCAGATGAAACCTTGAGCAACATCAATACCGACAAGACCAAGGTGAGCGAGCTCGACCCTAACGCACAGTTGACTACTGCTTTGTTGCAGACTTACGGTGACTTCAGTTTGATGGATACCTACCGTAACTATATCTCAGGTTTTCCACAGTATTTCGCTGGTGGTTGGAACGTAACCAACTATGCAGGTTCCAACTTCCGTGAGGACGACATCGCTCGTCGTGTCTGGGACCGCTACTATGAGGTCAGCATCAAGAACCTTGTGGATGCCATCCACAATTCAGCAGACAAGGCAAACTTGAATGCGGCACTTCGTATCCATCGTGTCTATCTCACGGCAGTCTTGGCAGACACCTACGGCGACGTGCCTTGTTTGGAGGCAGGTCTGGGTTACATCTCAGGCATCTCCACCCCTAAGTATGATACCGTAGAGGAACTCTACAGCTGGTTCTTTGAGGAGCTTGACGCTTGCGAGAAGCAACTTGGCACCGGTACCGACCGCATTTCTGGTGATGTCACCAGCATGGGTGGTGATGTAGCCAAGTGGAAGAAGTATGCCAATGCGCTCCGTATGCGCTATGCCATGCGCATTTCAGATGTTAATCCACAGAAGGCAAAGGAAGAGTTTGAGAAGGCTGTTGCTGCCGGTGCTATCGCCAGTGCAGCAGATGATGCTTACATCAGATATGCCGATACTCCTTATACTTATTATGATGGAGCCAACGACTACGATTTCCGCACCAATGCCTTAGGAGAGATTCTCTATGGTCAGGATGCCACATCGCCTACCATGGTATGCTCTACCTTGTTCTATCAGTTGCAGAATACCAACGACCCTCGTCTCTATCGCATCTGCCGTCACTACTACAATATCAAACGTAGTCAGGTGAAGCCAGACAAAGAGCAGAACATCGACTTGACCGATGATTTCCTGGCTTACTTCCGGAGCAAGAATCTCGGTGAAGAGCCTTGCAACCCTGGTGCTACCTGGTACACAGACTGGATGAATCCAGCTACGGTTGATGACCTTCCCACTTTGAAGAAGTATGCGGAGATAGACGAGAACACTTATGCCAACTCTGATTATATAGCCCGAGCAGGTCGTCCTTGCCTGAACATCGACTTCGAGATGCCTTCTTGTCCTGGCGACTTGATGAGCTATGCCGAGGTGGAGTTCCTCAAGGCTGAGGCTGCAACCAAGGATTGGAATGTTGGGGGTGATGATGCAGAGAGCCACTACGAGGCTGGTGTTCGTGCCAGCATGGAGTTGCTCAACAACTACTATCTTACATCCAACAAAATTTCCAAGGAAGAGATAGATGCGTTCATTGCCAATAATCCGTTGGGTGACAATCCTAAGGAGACCATCAACACCCAGGCTTGGATTCTCCACATGATGAACCCTTCTGAGGGTTGGGCAAACATGCGCCGCTCTGACTATCCTGCCATCTTGAATCGTGATTTCTTGACCAAGAATGGTTTTACTTACACAGATTCTAACTGGTCAATGCCTGTCCGTTTGCAGTATCCTGAGTTGGAAGGTCAGTACAACAGTGCCAACTACAAGGCTGTCATCGACCGCATGGGTGGTACAGACGACTGGCACAAGCGCCTCTGGTGGGACAAGGCTGATGTAAACCTTCAGCCAGACTTCAATCCTCCATTCGGAAAGGGATACAGAGAGTAG